In a genomic window of Chryseobacterium sp. G0162:
- a CDS encoding pentapeptide repeat-containing protein produces the protein MLILTNLRKTIFENCEFEDADFSSPDMNDLCLDGQPFINVNVENAGLK, from the coding sequence TTGCTTATTTTGACGAATCTTAGAAAAACAATTTTTGAAAACTGTGAATTTGAAGATGCTGATTTTAGTTCTCCAGATATGAATGATCTTTGTCTTGATGGGCAACCCTTCATTAATGTGAATGTTGAGAATGCCGGATTAAAGTGA
- a CDS encoding DUF1272 domain-containing protein yields the protein MLEIRTCCENCQKPLPYDSSEAMICTFECTFCKDCVDHIFKNVCPNCGGGLEKRPIRPKSLLTKYPVSSEVVYKPINEAEFKIKQERLIDIPLGER from the coding sequence ATGTTAGAGATCAGAACCTGCTGCGAAAATTGCCAGAAACCCTTACCTTACGATTCCTCTGAAGCTATGATCTGTACGTTTGAATGTACCTTTTGTAAAGATTGCGTTGACCATATTTTTAAAAATGTATGCCCGAACTGTGGTGGTGGATTAGAAAAGCGCCCCATAAGACCCAAAAGTCTTCTTACAAAATATCCTGTAAGTTCAGAAGTGGTATATAAACCAATTAACGAAGCTGAATTCAAAATTAAACAAGAAAGGTTAATAGACATTCCTTTAGGCGAACGATAA
- a CDS encoding VOC family protein yields MDTAIAFWSEALHYKLKREPEPDFAILISKTGQGIQLSLKLTTSSEPKRHHIDLITDDQATEVERLLNLGATRMKDWDYEQDADYVVLLDPDGNSFCVVQAPEF; encoded by the coding sequence ATGGATACAGCTATAGCTTTTTGGTCTGAAGCTTTGCACTATAAGCTCAAAAGAGAACCTGAGCCTGATTTTGCCATTCTGATTTCCAAGACCGGACAGGGGATTCAACTTTCATTAAAACTCACTACTTCATCGGAGCCGAAAAGGCATCATATAGATCTGATAACAGACGATCAGGCAACAGAAGTAGAACGGCTACTCAACTTAGGAGCCACACGAATGAAAGATTGGGATTATGAACAAGATGCAGACTATGTAGTTTTGCTTGATCCTGATGGTAATTCCTTTTGTGTTGTACAGGCTCCTGAATTTTAA
- a CDS encoding ferritin-like domain-containing protein, which translates to MATKTVTKKATPAKSTATKKTVKTPAKKNAAKELRDLFEDGMKDIYWAEKALVKALPKMYKNATDKKLKTAIENHLMETQVHVKRLEECFKSIKKRAQAKKCDAMQGLLDEGKSIMEETKPGSVRDAGIIAAAQKVEHYEIATYGTLAAYAKILKENVCLKNFLATLNEEKKCDKLLTKVADIGLNSKAL; encoded by the coding sequence ATGGCAACGAAAACAGTAACAAAAAAAGCAACTCCGGCTAAATCTACCGCAACGAAAAAAACGGTGAAAACCCCTGCAAAGAAAAATGCAGCAAAAGAACTGAGAGATCTATTTGAAGATGGTATGAAGGATATCTATTGGGCTGAAAAGGCTCTGGTAAAAGCTTTACCCAAAATGTATAAAAATGCAACGGACAAAAAACTTAAAACAGCCATTGAAAATCACCTGATGGAAACACAAGTACACGTTAAAAGGCTTGAAGAGTGTTTTAAATCCATCAAAAAAAGGGCACAGGCAAAAAAATGTGACGCAATGCAAGGTCTATTGGACGAAGGCAAAAGTATCATGGAAGAAACAAAGCCCGGATCTGTAAGAGATGCCGGAATTATTGCAGCAGCACAAAAGGTAGAACATTATGAGATTGCAACTTATGGAACTCTTGCAGCCTATGCGAAGATTTTAAAAGAAAATGTATGTCTTAAGAATTTCCTGGCCACTCTTAATGAAGAAAAAAAATGTGATAAGCTCCTGACAAAGGTTGCTGATATAGGATTAAACAGCAAGGCATTATAG
- a CDS encoding VOC family protein, which yields MSIQFEAGINIAIKIPKNKYEKTVAFYRDILKLPVEEKKIDNPTVSRTHEVKFGNNIIWLDCVDNYTHSETWLQLTVPDVEEATQYLQSNGVETCDEIEELPENMHWITDPAGTVFNLQQTPSQNH from the coding sequence ATGAGTATCCAATTTGAGGCAGGGATTAATATTGCCATTAAAATTCCAAAGAATAAATACGAGAAAACCGTTGCTTTCTACAGAGATATTTTAAAGCTACCGGTAGAAGAGAAGAAGATTGATAATCCAACAGTTTCCCGAACCCACGAAGTGAAGTTTGGTAACAATATCATTTGGTTAGATTGTGTGGATAATTACACTCATTCTGAAACCTGGCTGCAACTAACGGTTCCTGATGTTGAGGAAGCAACCCAATATCTGCAATCGAACGGAGTTGAAACCTGTGACGAAATTGAAGAACTTCCGGAAAATATGCACTGGATCACAGATCCGGCGGGTACTGTTTTTAACTTGCAACAGACTCCATCTCAGAATCATTGA
- a CDS encoding AraC family transcriptional regulator produces the protein MQEIFKTFKPKNAIVSKYVEYYYLDIKEDNIINEFQCFPHFNNSISLYKSHIRLENGEVVYKETALPCQIFTPIRERVLHVKQSGKVHRIVVVFHPLGIHQFYGDLDFSGYITDYEFFTQHELSQIFSTTDTEIQESLLDGFLEKRFKRFEHTILEKSIDYIFNHYEDFSVEVFSRKIGVSRQHINRLFQTYLGVSVKKFNEIVLFRQTINKKLFEDPDRNFTELAHEFNFNDQSHFNKTYKNLTENSPKSFFSKGTVLGQEDTLFWHLLS, from the coding sequence ATGCAGGAAATTTTTAAAACATTCAAACCCAAAAACGCTATTGTCAGTAAATACGTTGAATATTATTATCTGGACATTAAGGAAGATAATATTATCAATGAGTTTCAATGTTTTCCGCACTTTAATAACTCGATTTCTCTTTACAAATCTCATATCCGGTTAGAAAACGGAGAAGTGGTTTATAAAGAAACGGCTCTTCCATGTCAGATTTTTACACCCATCCGGGAAAGGGTTCTGCATGTAAAACAGTCTGGAAAAGTGCATAGAATTGTTGTTGTATTCCATCCTTTAGGAATTCATCAGTTTTATGGAGACTTAGATTTTTCCGGTTATATTACAGATTATGAATTTTTTACCCAGCATGAATTAAGTCAAATTTTCTCAACAACAGATACTGAGATTCAAGAAAGTCTATTGGATGGATTTCTTGAGAAAAGATTCAAGAGATTCGAACACACCATCCTGGAAAAATCCATTGATTATATTTTCAATCATTACGAAGATTTTTCAGTTGAGGTATTTTCGAGGAAAATTGGCGTCAGCCGGCAACATATAAACCGCCTTTTTCAGACCTATTTGGGCGTTTCTGTTAAAAAATTCAACGAAATTGTTCTTTTCAGGCAGACTATTAATAAGAAACTTTTTGAAGATCCTGATCGTAATTTTACAGAGCTTGCGCACGAATTTAATTTTAACGACCAATCTCATTTCAATAAGACTTATAAAAATCTTACTGAAAATTCTCCGAAATCTTTTTTTTCTAAAGGAACTGTATTAGGACAGGAAGATACACTTTTCTGGCATCTGTTGTCTTAA
- a CDS encoding VOC family protein: MKKVTAIGGIFFKCKDPEQVNHWYKTHLGVETSPYGAKFDWREAESDKKGYTLWSPFKESTQYFEPSVKDFMINYHVADIEALVEELKKEGVTILDEIATYEYGKFVHIIDPEGNKIELFEPAGE; encoded by the coding sequence ATGAAAAAAGTAACCGCAATAGGAGGGATATTCTTTAAATGTAAAGATCCGGAACAGGTAAACCATTGGTATAAAACCCATCTTGGAGTGGAAACCAGTCCCTATGGAGCTAAATTTGATTGGAGAGAAGCCGAATCTGATAAAAAAGGATACACGCTATGGAGTCCATTTAAAGAGTCTACTCAATATTTTGAACCTTCAGTAAAGGATTTTATGATTAATTATCATGTGGCAGATATTGAAGCATTGGTAGAAGAATTAAAAAAGGAAGGCGTTACAATCCTGGATGAGATTGCAACGTATGAATACGGAAAGTTTGTTCATATTATAGACCCTGAAGGTAATAAAATCGAATTATTTGAACCGGCAGGAGAATAA
- the trxB gene encoding thioredoxin-disulfide reductase, whose amino-acid sequence MEQNILDCVIVGSGPSGFTAAIYAARADLKPELYTGLEPGGQLTTTTEVDNFPGYPAGITGPEMMMDLQKQAERFETKVHYEMITKAEFSKEVGGVHKLYAGNKEILAKTVIISTGATAKYLGLEDEKKYAGGGVSACATCDGFFYRGKDVVVVGAGDTAAEEATYLAKLCRKVTLLVRKDVFRASKAMVHRVENTPNIEVKFHHELIGIEGENSLVERAVIINNQTQEKSTVDVEGIFIAIGHKPNTDIFVGQVDLDENGYIVTEKGSTRTNLPGVFAAGDVQDHIYRQAITAAGSGCMAAMDAEKYLAELH is encoded by the coding sequence ATGGAGCAAAACATTTTAGATTGTGTGATCGTTGGATCTGGACCTTCTGGTTTCACAGCTGCTATTTATGCAGCAAGAGCAGACTTAAAACCTGAATTGTATACAGGTTTGGAGCCAGGTGGACAATTAACTACAACTACTGAGGTTGATAACTTTCCAGGGTATCCAGCAGGAATTACAGGTCCTGAAATGATGATGGATCTGCAAAAGCAGGCGGAAAGATTTGAAACCAAAGTGCATTACGAAATGATCACTAAAGCTGAGTTTTCAAAAGAAGTGGGCGGTGTTCACAAATTATATGCTGGAAACAAAGAGATTTTAGCAAAAACGGTAATTATTTCTACAGGAGCTACCGCAAAATACTTAGGTCTTGAAGATGAGAAAAAATATGCAGGAGGTGGTGTATCTGCTTGTGCTACTTGTGACGGATTCTTCTACAGAGGAAAAGATGTAGTGGTAGTAGGAGCAGGAGATACAGCAGCTGAAGAAGCTACTTATCTTGCCAAATTATGCAGAAAGGTAACTTTATTAGTGAGAAAAGATGTTTTCAGAGCTTCAAAAGCAATGGTTCACAGAGTAGAAAACACTCCGAATATTGAAGTGAAATTTCACCATGAATTAATTGGAATTGAAGGAGAAAACAGTTTGGTAGAAAGAGCTGTAATCATCAACAATCAAACTCAGGAGAAATCTACGGTAGATGTTGAAGGAATTTTCATCGCTATTGGTCACAAACCGAATACGGATATCTTCGTAGGTCAGGTAGATCTTGATGAAAACGGATATATTGTAACAGAAAAAGGTTCTACAAGAACAAATCTTCCGGGAGTTTTTGCTGCGGGTGATGTTCAGGATCATATCTACAGACAGGCTATTACAGCAGCAGGAAGCGGATGTATGGCTGCAATGGATGCAGAAAAATATTTAGCTGAATTACACTAA
- the holA gene encoding DNA polymerase III subunit delta, translating to MKELDLILKNIKNKEVLPIYFFHGEEAYFIDVAVKALEHNFLEEDEKAFNQTVTYGKDTSYQEVLSLARQFPMMGDKQVIIVKEAQDLKFNEEENRILDAYVENPVPSTVLVFAHKHKKLDSRKKAAKALDKAKALFLSESIKENNLPKWISDECLKLNIKTAPNISHLLAEYLGNDLSRIANELNKLKIILKEGEILDGTIVENHIGISKEYNIFELQKALGTKNANTAFKIAHFMGKNPKNNPFVMMLASLYNYFSNVIIYQTMAGQSPQTIASQMGVNPYFVKDYAESARLYPLKHATRVISILREFDMKGKGLGAVNMGEAELIKELVYKIINVDKIKMKI from the coding sequence ATGAAAGAATTAGATTTAATCCTCAAAAATATTAAAAATAAAGAAGTTTTACCTATTTATTTTTTCCACGGAGAAGAAGCCTACTTTATTGATGTTGCTGTAAAAGCCCTTGAGCACAACTTTTTGGAAGAGGATGAAAAAGCCTTTAATCAAACCGTTACTTACGGAAAAGATACTTCTTATCAGGAAGTTCTTTCCCTGGCAAGACAGTTTCCTATGATGGGAGATAAACAGGTGATAATCGTAAAAGAAGCTCAGGATCTGAAGTTTAATGAAGAGGAAAACAGAATTCTGGATGCCTATGTTGAAAATCCTGTTCCTTCTACAGTACTGGTTTTTGCTCATAAGCATAAGAAGCTGGACAGCAGAAAAAAAGCGGCTAAAGCATTGGACAAAGCGAAAGCACTTTTCCTGAGTGAATCAATAAAAGAAAACAACCTTCCGAAATGGATTTCTGATGAGTGCCTTAAGCTTAACATCAAAACGGCTCCTAATATTTCCCACCTTTTAGCAGAATATCTTGGAAACGATCTTTCAAGAATTGCCAATGAGCTAAATAAACTGAAGATCATTCTTAAAGAAGGAGAAATACTTGACGGAACTATCGTCGAAAACCATATTGGCATCAGTAAAGAATACAATATTTTTGAACTTCAGAAGGCACTGGGAACAAAAAATGCAAATACGGCCTTTAAAATTGCTCATTTTATGGGGAAGAATCCCAAGAACAATCCTTTTGTGATGATGCTGGCAAGCCTTTACAACTATTTTTCTAACGTAATTATTTACCAGACGATGGCAGGGCAGTCCCCACAAACAATAGCCTCTCAAATGGGAGTGAATCCTTATTTTGTGAAAGATTATGCAGAAAGTGCAAGATTGTATCCTTTAAAACATGCTACAAGAGTTATTTCTATTTTGAGAGAGTTTGATATGAAAGGAAAAGGCCTTGGAGCGGTGAATATGGGAGAAGCAGAACTGATTAAGGAACTGGTGTATAAGATTATCAATGTAGATAAGATTAAAATGAAGATTTAG
- a CDS encoding type I restriction enzyme HsdR N-terminal domain-containing protein — MELPKLNFQETFDFKFKKDKDKFFIYDLVRKTYLLLTPEEWVRQHWIHYYLTVKAYSASALITEKKIILNGLTKRIDLLVTEKTEPVILIECKAPQIKLTEKTFEQTARYNSIIGAKEIILTNGLQHINAYYEDGQYQFCRPQ; from the coding sequence ATGGAACTTCCAAAACTGAATTTTCAGGAAACTTTTGATTTTAAATTCAAGAAAGACAAAGATAAGTTTTTTATTTATGATTTGGTTCGTAAAACTTATCTGCTGCTCACTCCGGAGGAATGGGTAAGGCAGCACTGGATTCACTATTATCTTACGGTAAAAGCCTACTCTGCATCGGCATTAATCACTGAAAAAAAGATTATTCTCAATGGCTTGACCAAAAGAATTGATCTTTTAGTTACTGAAAAAACAGAGCCTGTCATCCTGATAGAATGTAAAGCCCCGCAAATCAAGCTAACCGAAAAAACATTTGAACAGACCGCCAGATACAACTCTATTATCGGAGCTAAGGAAATTATTTTAACCAATGGACTTCAGCATATTAATGCTTATTACGAAGACGGACAGTATCAATTTTGCCGCCCTCAATAA
- a CDS encoding HAD family hydrolase, with translation MKIKNIVFDFGGVLMDWNPRYFFKTYFNDDEKMEYFLENIVHDEWNIEQDRGRSLSEGTEIQVKKFPEWEKEIRAFYDNWTVMLKSDIPQNVDVLRKLKNTDYQLFGLTNWSAETFPYALENYDFFQLFDGKIVVSGTEKLIKPDPKIWHVLLERYNIQATESVFIDDNPKNIEMAQSMGFNTIHVLPDTDLKLELINMGIKIQ, from the coding sequence ATGAAAATTAAAAATATAGTATTCGATTTTGGTGGTGTATTAATGGATTGGAATCCAAGGTATTTTTTCAAAACCTATTTCAATGATGATGAAAAAATGGAATATTTCCTGGAAAATATCGTTCATGATGAATGGAATATTGAACAAGATAGAGGGAGAAGCCTTTCGGAAGGAACTGAAATTCAGGTAAAAAAATTCCCAGAGTGGGAAAAGGAGATTAGAGCTTTTTATGATAACTGGACGGTCATGTTGAAAAGTGACATCCCTCAGAATGTTGACGTCTTAAGGAAACTAAAAAACACAGATTATCAATTATTTGGATTAACCAACTGGTCTGCGGAGACCTTTCCTTATGCTTTGGAAAATTATGATTTCTTCCAGCTTTTCGATGGAAAGATCGTAGTTTCCGGAACAGAAAAACTGATTAAGCCTGATCCTAAAATCTGGCATGTTTTGTTGGAAAGATATAACATCCAGGCAACAGAGTCTGTATTTATTGATGATAACCCCAAAAATATTGAAATGGCACAATCAATGGGATTCAATACCATTCATGTTCTACCGGATACGGATCTTAAGCTGGAACTGATAAATATGGGTATCAAAATCCAGTAG
- a CDS encoding dienelactone hydrolase family protein: MIRSILLTASIIASGTLLSQNLKTVSYQDGLQKLKGLITSNAGKKLPGVLILPAWKGIDEEAKTAALELEKQGYIAFIADIYGEGKIPANNEEAAQSSGYYKKNYAEYQKRISLALEQLKKNGAIANKTAVIGYCFGGTGALESARGNLPVVGVVSIHGSLGRDQSRKNEKINAKILVENPADDKSVTPDDYSNLIKEMNEGNADWQIITYAHSKHTFTDPKSPDYNEIMAKRAWNHTLMFLKEILK, encoded by the coding sequence ATGATACGTTCAATCTTATTAACCGCATCCATTATCGCCTCAGGAACCCTTTTAAGCCAAAACCTTAAAACAGTTTCCTATCAGGACGGTTTGCAAAAGCTGAAAGGTTTAATCACGTCCAATGCAGGAAAAAAACTTCCGGGAGTTTTGATTCTTCCTGCCTGGAAAGGAATTGATGAAGAAGCTAAAACAGCAGCCCTTGAACTTGAAAAACAAGGTTATATCGCTTTCATCGCTGATATTTATGGGGAAGGGAAAATTCCAGCCAATAATGAGGAGGCAGCCCAAAGCTCTGGATATTACAAAAAGAATTATGCAGAATATCAGAAAAGAATCTCATTAGCGTTGGAACAACTGAAAAAGAACGGAGCTATTGCTAATAAAACAGCCGTTATCGGATATTGTTTTGGGGGAACGGGTGCATTGGAATCCGCAAGAGGAAATTTACCTGTTGTGGGAGTAGTTTCCATTCATGGAAGTCTGGGAAGAGATCAGAGCAGAAAAAATGAAAAGATAAATGCTAAAATTTTAGTTGAAAATCCTGCAGATGATAAGAGTGTAACGCCTGATGATTACAGTAACCTCATCAAAGAAATGAATGAAGGAAATGCAGACTGGCAGATCATTACTTACGCTCATTCCAAACATACTTTTACCGATCCTAAATCACCGGATTATAATGAAATAATGGCTAAAAGAGCTTGGAATCATACATTAATGTTTCTGAAAGAAATACTGAAATAA
- a CDS encoding PEGA domain-containing protein: MKNNLSIVLLLGIALSTTSCATIFTGTNDKISFNSTPEGATVFHKGIEKCVTPCTTKIPRSLSKQMVTFEKEGFNNQEVKLDKNFNAVTLLNILFGGAIGVGIDAATGSLTKYSTKKYDVELEAKPQ, from the coding sequence ATGAAGAACAATCTATCAATTGTATTATTGTTAGGGATCGCGCTTTCCACTACATCTTGCGCCACTATTTTTACAGGAACTAATGACAAAATTTCCTTTAACTCTACTCCTGAAGGAGCAACAGTATTTCATAAAGGAATTGAAAAATGTGTAACTCCTTGTACCACAAAAATTCCAAGGTCATTGAGTAAGCAAATGGTAACGTTTGAAAAAGAAGGTTTTAATAATCAGGAAGTAAAGCTGGATAAGAATTTTAATGCTGTAACACTTCTAAATATTCTTTTTGGGGGTGCCATAGGGGTTGGAATTGATGCAGCAACGGGTTCACTAACAAAATATTCTACTAAGAAATATGATGTTGAATTAGAAGCAAAACCGCAATAA
- a CDS encoding cupin domain-containing protein has protein sequence MKKYKIQQSPFVVPTTDGKLIEEHWGNSTGNANVSIAHMVAPPDWSEPHQTPEFDEFTYIISGKKQFEIDGEIVVLEKGSSILIEKGARIRYSNPFSEPCEYLAICLPAFSMELVNREE, from the coding sequence ATGAAAAAATATAAAATCCAGCAATCTCCATTTGTAGTACCTACTACAGATGGAAAACTGATTGAAGAACATTGGGGGAACTCTACAGGAAATGCTAATGTTTCCATTGCCCATATGGTAGCTCCTCCGGATTGGAGTGAGCCGCATCAGACTCCGGAATTTGATGAATTTACGTACATCATCTCAGGGAAGAAGCAGTTTGAAATTGATGGCGAAATTGTAGTTCTTGAAAAAGGAAGCAGTATCCTTATTGAAAAAGGAGCCAGAATTCGTTACAGTAATCCATTTTCAGAACCTTGTGAATATCTTGCCATCTGTCTGCCTGCATTTTCTATGGAACTGGTAAACAGGGAAGAGTAG
- a CDS encoding GNAT family N-acetyltransferase, producing the protein MNFSVQSVLENEEFQLIPLQQGDFESLYEVASDPKVWEQHPNKDRYQREVFENFFRGAIESNGAFKIVEKATGDVLGSSRYYNFDEDDNHIFIGYTFYGTKSWGKGINPKVKKLMLDYIFQYVDKVHFHIGKENFRSQKALEKLGGIKIAEEEVAYFAEPTRTNFVYEIKKEDWV; encoded by the coding sequence ATGAATTTTTCTGTTCAGTCTGTTTTAGAGAATGAAGAATTTCAATTAATCCCCTTACAGCAAGGGGATTTTGAATCTTTATATGAAGTAGCTTCGGACCCGAAAGTATGGGAACAGCACCCTAACAAAGACCGTTATCAAAGAGAAGTTTTTGAAAACTTCTTTAGAGGAGCCATAGAAAGTAATGGGGCTTTTAAAATTGTTGAAAAAGCAACCGGAGATGTCCTGGGAAGCAGCCGTTATTATAATTTTGATGAAGATGACAACCATATTTTTATCGGTTATACTTTCTATGGGACAAAATCCTGGGGAAAAGGGATTAATCCTAAAGTTAAGAAGCTGATGTTGGATTATATCTTCCAATATGTAGATAAAGTTCATTTCCATATCGGAAAAGAAAATTTCCGTTCACAGAAAGCATTGGAAAAACTTGGCGGGATAAAAATAGCGGAAGAAGAAGTCGCTTATTTTGCAGAACCTACAAGAACCAATTTTGTATACGAGATCAAAAAAGAAGATTGGGTATGA
- a CDS encoding DUF2911 domain-containing protein — translation MKKLLIAVCISVSGFALAQDYSVPAASPRQKVEQQFSMSKISVDYGRPGVKGRKIFGELVPYGQIWRAGANSSTKITFGQTVNFGGKNVPAGTYGLFIVPTEKEWKVILNKDFQQWGAYTYDPKQDVVDVTVPVNKLADKQEWFEITLNPTDENSGNLVIKWDMNQAEIPLKPAKLDTVIKISDKLKEIQRIESDSNKKG, via the coding sequence GTGAAAAAGTTATTAATAGCAGTTTGTATTTCAGTTTCAGGATTTGCTTTAGCACAGGATTATTCCGTACCGGCAGCAAGTCCGCGCCAGAAGGTAGAGCAGCAGTTTTCAATGTCCAAAATATCAGTTGATTACGGAAGACCCGGAGTGAAAGGTCGCAAGATCTTTGGCGAATTGGTTCCTTATGGTCAGATTTGGAGAGCAGGAGCTAACTCATCTACAAAAATTACATTCGGACAGACCGTTAATTTTGGTGGTAAAAATGTTCCGGCTGGAACTTACGGATTATTCATTGTTCCTACAGAAAAAGAATGGAAAGTAATTTTGAATAAAGATTTCCAGCAATGGGGTGCTTATACTTATGATCCTAAACAGGACGTAGTAGATGTTACTGTACCGGTAAACAAATTGGCCGACAAGCAGGAATGGTTTGAAATTACCCTGAACCCAACAGATGAAAACTCAGGAAACCTTGTCATCAAATGGGATATGAATCAGGCTGAAATTCCATTGAAACCAGCAAAATTAGATACTGTAATCAAGATTTCTGATAAGTTAAAAGAAATCCAGAGAATAGAATCAGACTCTAACAAAAAAGGATAA
- a CDS encoding bifunctional transcriptional activator/DNA repair enzyme AdaA — protein sequence MELTEKIMYEASFRKDSTFEGIFWMGVKTTGIFCRPTCTARKPKFENVEFFSHTKEALLKGYRPCKVCKPLEMLNVTPLYVKELLQEISDDPSLKLKDFDLVKRGLEPATVRRWFLKYHGVTFHAFQRMSKLNTAFKKLQQGELVTEVAFDSGYESLSGFNESFKNIFGVSPSHNKNEKIIDLKRIETMLGTMVACADEQGICLLEFSDRKALPTELKNISKHFKANIVQGENSHFIKLEEELSEYFEGKRTEFTVPLSPVGTAFQKQVWEILQQIPYGVTRSYQEQADILGNPKSVRAVANANGLNKISILIPCHRVIGSNGQLTGYGGGIWRKQKLLELEKVILF from the coding sequence ATGGAACTTACAGAAAAAATAATGTATGAAGCTTCATTTCGTAAAGACTCTACGTTTGAAGGCATATTCTGGATGGGAGTAAAGACCACCGGAATTTTCTGTCGGCCAACCTGTACTGCCCGCAAACCGAAATTTGAAAACGTAGAATTTTTTTCCCATACAAAAGAGGCTCTATTGAAAGGATACCGTCCCTGCAAGGTTTGTAAACCTTTGGAAATGTTAAATGTGACTCCTTTGTATGTTAAAGAACTTTTACAGGAAATTTCTGATGATCCTTCTTTAAAATTAAAAGATTTTGATCTGGTAAAAAGAGGATTGGAACCGGCAACGGTCCGACGATGGTTTCTGAAATATCATGGAGTGACATTTCATGCTTTCCAGAGAATGTCTAAGCTGAATACTGCATTTAAAAAGCTTCAACAGGGAGAGCTGGTTACTGAAGTTGCTTTCGACTCAGGGTATGAAAGTTTGAGTGGTTTTAATGAAAGTTTTAAAAATATTTTTGGAGTATCACCCAGCCATAACAAAAACGAAAAGATCATTGATCTGAAAAGAATTGAAACGATGCTGGGAACTATGGTAGCCTGTGCCGATGAGCAGGGAATTTGCCTTTTGGAGTTTTCTGACAGAAAAGCACTGCCCACGGAACTGAAGAATATTTCAAAACATTTTAAGGCCAATATTGTACAGGGTGAAAATTCTCATTTTATAAAGCTGGAGGAAGAACTCTCCGAATATTTTGAAGGTAAAAGGACTGAATTTACCGTTCCTCTTTCCCCTGTAGGAACTGCTTTTCAGAAACAGGTTTGGGAAATTTTACAGCAAATTCCTTATGGAGTAACCCGAAGTTATCAGGAGCAGGCTGATATTCTCGGAAATCCTAAATCGGTTCGCGCTGTAGCCAATGCCAATGGCTTAAATAAAATATCTATTCTGATTCCCTGTCACAGAGTGATTGGCAGCAATGGGCAGCTAACAGGGTATGGTGGCGGAATCTGGAGAAAACAAAAATTATTGGAGCTGGAGAAAGTTATTTTGTTTTGA